TCAGAATAATCGCATCAGCGAGGATGGTCCTCTCATGAGGAGAGTGGATCGCCCCAACGATGAGGACTACTAGGTCAGCCAACAGCAAGCCACAACCAACACCGAACATGAGCATATGGAACTTAACACTCACTCGATCCCTCACAGAGAGTCCATGACTTACACTCAGAAAAGCGTTTCCTCAGAGCCTTTGAGATAGAGGGAAGACGGAGGCTAATCTCGTGATCCAATTGATGTTGAATACTATTTGACCCGTGGTCTCCTCCGCGGGGGCCTCATGCGGCTATCGGTACCGGACGTAAGGGAGGCCGAACACGTTGGACAGATGGGCGACCTTGAGATTGCCGTTAGAGTTGTCGTGGTAGCTGATCAGGCCGAGGCCGTCAACGCCGATCGTGATGGACGTGAACAGGCCCACAACGCCCGCGACGTCGAGCGCGGTGAGGGTGGCGGCCGTGCAGGCGACGTCCGAGCAGTGGGCGACCTTGAGGTCCTCGTTCATCCAGTCGTAGTAGCTGACCAGGCCGAGGCCGTCGACGCCGATCGTTATGGACGTGTGCCAGCCCACGCTACCCGCGGTGTCGAGGTTTGTGCGGGAGAATACGGCACGTCCCACCCCGATCCCGGGCGGGCCCTGAATACCCTGCGGTCCTTGCGGGCCAGGATCACCCTGAGGACCCTGGGCACCCGTGTTGCCTTGAGGCCCCTGCAGTCCCGTGCAGTCCAGCACATCCACGGCCAAGTCGCCGTTGATGTCCTCTGCCGGGATATCTCCCGTTCCGTTCCCGTTGAGGTCCCAGCAGGCGATACCATCCGCGCCATCAACTCCGTTCGTGCCATCTGGTCCCTGCAGGCCAACACTTCCCTGTGGACCCTGCGGTCCCTGTTCACCCTCCTGTCCTGGTGCTCCAACGGTTCCCGCGGGTCCCGGAAATGCCACCATCCCGATCAGGGCCAAGGCGAGCGCGATGACCGCGATCACGAGACCCGGTTTCGAAACGTCGGTCCTTGGGGCTGGAATCGGCTCAGGAACTTGCTCACTGCTAATACTATGTGGTTCACTCATGAGAGAACATCCTCCAATGGTCAACATTAATTCGTCGAATAAAAGGATTGGGGCGAAATGAGCCCATGCGCAGGAAATCGACGATAGCGCCCAGAATCAGTCCAGGGATATGACCTCGAACGCGATCTTGTCCTCGGAGTTCGCGTTCCTCTCCATGATGTGAGAGATGGCCTCGTTGCAGTTCTCCTCCGTGCAGAGATAGAGGACGCTGAGGCCCTTTTCGACCGCC
Above is a genomic segment from Candidatus Thermoplasmatota archaeon containing:
- a CDS encoding collagen-like protein, whose product is MSEPHSISSEQVPEPIPAPRTDVSKPGLVIAVIALALALIGMVAFPGPAGTVGAPGQEGEQGPQGPQGSVGLQGPDGTNGVDGADGIACWDLNGNGTGDIPAEDINGDLAVDVLDCTGLQGPQGNTGAQGPQGDPGPQGPQGIQGPPGIGVGRAVFSRTNLDTAGSVGWHTSITIGVDGLGLVSYYDWMNEDLKVAHCSDVACTAATLTALDVAGVVGLFTSITIGVDGLGLISYHDNSNGNLKVAHLSNVFGLPYVRYR